A window from Triticum aestivum cultivar Chinese Spring chromosome 6D, IWGSC CS RefSeq v2.1, whole genome shotgun sequence encodes these proteins:
- the LOC123141535 gene encoding uncharacterized protein, whose translation MASSSNPVSMDMDPPVVSIAVEHGPPESRLVQLGVRSWPKWGCPTGKFPVKFDARQTCYLVKGKVRAHIKGSSECVEFGAGDLVVFPKGLSCTWDVVAAVDKYYKFDSS comes from the exons ATGGCCTCGAGCTCAAACCCGGTCAGCATGGACATGGACCCGCCCGTCGTCTCTATCGCCGTCGAGCACGGCCCGCCGGAGTCGCGCCTGGTTCAGCTCGGCGTCAGGTCCTGGCCCAA GTGGGGCTGCCCGACGGGGAAGTTTCCGGTGAAGTTCGACGCGAGGCAGACGTGCTATCTGGTGAAGGGCAAGGTGAGGGCGCACATCAAGGGGTCGTCCGAGTGCGTGGAGTTCGGCGCCGGCGACCTCGTCGTCTTCCCCAAGGGGCTCAGCTGCACCTGggacgtcgtcgccgccgtcgacaAGTACTACAAGTTCGATTCGTCTTGA